A window from uncultured Desulfobacter sp. encodes these proteins:
- the ilvB gene encoding biosynthetic-type acetolactate synthase large subunit yields the protein MKLTGAQILIKMIKAQGVDTIFGYPGGATIDIHDEILKHDDLRHIVVRHEQGAVHMADAYARAHKSTGVALVTSGPGATNAVTGLASAHCDSIPIVVFTGQVPTGLIGNDAFQEVDIVGITRPCTKHNYLVKDVHRLAETIQEAFFIAGSGRPGPVLVDLPKDVIQAQIEFEMPGPKKMRTYKPNYKPNKKQMAKAVKMLKEARRPVMFGGGGLISSGASKEFTRIAKFANLPVTASLMGLGAFPGSDENWLGMLGMHGTYRANMSIGHSDLIFAAGVRFDDRVTGNLEKFAPDAKIIQIDIDPTSIHKNVDVDCPIVGDCKMALADIAEMMEKEASENFMKGREEWLNRINEWKQVKPLKYDQSFDVIKPQYVVEKLYEATQGNAIVTTEVGQNQMWSAQYYHFDAPNHFITSGGLGVMGFGLPAAIGAKAAVPDKTVVCVAGDGSIQMNSQELMTAVAEKLDVKIVILNNRYLGMVRQWQELFYNKVYADTNMEAQPDFVKLAEAYGATGFRCNDPAKVTQTLQTGLNTPGTVIMEFVVEREESVYPMVPAGGAITDMLLV from the coding sequence ATGAAACTGACAGGGGCGCAAATCCTTATTAAGATGATAAAGGCACAGGGTGTTGATACAATCTTCGGATATCCCGGCGGTGCCACCATTGATATCCATGATGAAATCCTTAAACACGACGACCTGCGTCATATTGTGGTACGACACGAACAAGGCGCCGTCCACATGGCCGACGCCTATGCAAGGGCGCATAAAAGCACCGGCGTTGCACTGGTCACCTCCGGCCCGGGAGCCACCAATGCCGTAACAGGCCTTGCATCAGCCCATTGCGATTCCATTCCCATTGTAGTCTTTACCGGGCAGGTTCCCACAGGCCTCATCGGCAACGATGCCTTCCAGGAAGTGGATATTGTCGGCATCACCCGCCCCTGTACCAAACATAACTACCTGGTTAAAGATGTACACCGGCTTGCCGAGACCATCCAGGAAGCGTTTTTCATTGCCGGGTCCGGCCGTCCCGGACCTGTATTGGTGGATCTGCCCAAGGATGTTATCCAGGCACAAATCGAGTTTGAAATGCCGGGGCCCAAGAAAATGCGCACCTACAAGCCCAATTACAAACCCAACAAAAAGCAGATGGCAAAGGCCGTAAAAATGCTCAAAGAGGCCCGCCGGCCTGTCATGTTCGGTGGCGGCGGCCTCATTTCATCCGGGGCAAGCAAGGAGTTTACCCGGATTGCAAAATTTGCCAATCTCCCGGTTACCGCATCCTTGATGGGACTTGGCGCCTTTCCCGGCTCCGATGAAAACTGGCTGGGGATGCTGGGCATGCACGGCACCTACCGCGCCAATATGAGTATTGGGCACAGTGACCTGATTTTTGCAGCCGGTGTAAGATTTGATGACCGGGTCACCGGTAATCTTGAAAAATTTGCACCAGACGCCAAAATCATTCAAATCGACATTGACCCCACATCCATTCATAAAAACGTTGACGTCGACTGCCCCATTGTCGGGGACTGCAAAATGGCGTTGGCCGATATTGCCGAAATGATGGAAAAAGAAGCTTCTGAAAATTTTATGAAAGGCCGTGAGGAATGGCTGAACCGGATCAATGAATGGAAACAGGTCAAGCCGTTAAAATACGACCAGTCTTTTGACGTCATCAAACCCCAGTATGTGGTTGAAAAACTGTACGAAGCCACCCAGGGGAACGCCATTGTTACCACGGAAGTTGGGCAAAACCAGATGTGGTCGGCCCAGTACTATCATTTTGATGCGCCCAACCATTTCATCACATCAGGCGGCCTTGGGGTTATGGGGTTCGGCCTGCCTGCCGCCATAGGCGCCAAAGCTGCGGTCCCTGACAAAACAGTCGTATGTGTGGCAGGGGACGGCTCAATCCAGATGAATTCCCAGGAGCTCATGACGGCGGTCGCTGAAAAACTGGATGTAAAAATCGTAATTTTAAACAACCGCTACCTTGGCATGGTGCGCCAATGGCAGGAATTGTTCTACAACAAAGTCTATGCCGACACGAATATGGAAGCCCAGCCCGATTTTGTGAAACTTGCCGAGGCATACGGGGCAACCGGATTCAGATGTAATGATCCGGCCAAAGTCACCCAGACCCTTCAAACGGGTTTGAACACCCCCGGCACGGTCATCATGGAATTTGTCGTGGAACGTGAAGAATCGGTCTACCCCATGGTTCCGGCAGGCGGGGCCATCACTGACATGCTTCTGGTTTAA
- the cimA gene encoding citramalate synthase, whose protein sequence is MNGVKAKKKALLYDTTLRDGMQGENIFFSPEDKLKMAIRLDDAGIHYIEGGWPGSNPGAQAFFDLVRDKEFKQAKICAFGSTRRQNSTCEQDANLKALIDSGAPVVTIFGKSWDLHVTDIMDNTREENLAMITQSIAYLKSQGREVLYDAEHFYDGYKANAEFALETLEAAVKGGTRCLVLCDTNGGSLPCDIDTITRETIAHFKDYDDVIFGVHTHNDCAMGVANAINAVHAGATMVQGTVNGYGERCGNADLTAIIPILALKMNRDCITQENLAKLRALSRFVSETANMPPVASRPFVGRSAFTHKGGVHVSAIMKNPKAYEHMAPELVGNRRRVLVSEQSGKSNIAYKAKELGVDLGNDESKKSLIVNNIKEMENFGYEFDTAEGSLKLIMERLTEQYQSHFDLESFRVVVEKDKERPCYSHAMIKIRVGDKTEITSAEGEGPVSALDNALRKALAAMYPGVKDLHLVDFKVRVIDGSDGTDARVRVLIESRDTDNIFSTVGVSEDIIEASWQALADSFQYKLSLDHKNERNKAESTA, encoded by the coding sequence ATGAATGGAGTAAAAGCAAAAAAGAAAGCCTTGCTTTACGACACAACCTTGCGTGATGGGATGCAGGGGGAAAATATTTTCTTTTCCCCCGAAGATAAACTCAAAATGGCCATACGGCTGGATGATGCCGGAATCCACTACATTGAAGGCGGCTGGCCCGGTTCCAATCCCGGTGCCCAGGCTTTTTTTGACCTGGTCAGGGATAAAGAGTTCAAACAGGCAAAAATCTGTGCATTCGGCTCCACACGAAGACAGAACTCAACCTGTGAACAAGACGCCAACCTCAAGGCGCTGATTGATTCAGGTGCCCCGGTGGTAACCATTTTCGGCAAATCCTGGGACCTGCATGTCACGGACATCATGGACAACACCCGGGAAGAGAACCTGGCGATGATTACCCAAAGTATCGCCTATCTCAAGTCCCAGGGCCGTGAAGTGCTCTATGATGCAGAACACTTTTACGACGGGTATAAAGCCAATGCCGAATTTGCCCTGGAAACCCTGGAAGCGGCCGTAAAAGGCGGAACTCGATGTTTGGTACTTTGCGACACCAACGGCGGCAGTCTGCCTTGTGATATTGACACCATCACCCGGGAAACCATTGCCCATTTCAAAGACTATGATGATGTGATTTTCGGCGTGCATACCCATAATGACTGTGCCATGGGGGTTGCCAATGCCATCAATGCGGTTCATGCCGGCGCGACCATGGTGCAGGGCACGGTGAACGGCTATGGGGAACGCTGCGGCAATGCCGATCTCACGGCAATTATCCCCATCCTGGCCCTTAAAATGAACAGGGACTGCATTACGCAAGAGAACCTGGCAAAGCTGCGGGCGTTGTCCAGATTTGTATCTGAAACCGCCAACATGCCGCCTGTGGCGTCTCGGCCCTTTGTGGGCCGGTCTGCATTCACCCACAAAGGCGGTGTTCATGTGTCGGCCATCATGAAAAATCCCAAAGCCTATGAACACATGGCACCGGAACTTGTGGGTAACCGCCGCAGGGTTCTGGTTTCCGAACAGTCCGGCAAAAGCAACATCGCATACAAGGCCAAGGAACTTGGGGTTGATCTGGGCAATGACGAATCCAAAAAGTCCTTGATTGTTAACAACATCAAGGAGATGGAAAATTTCGGGTATGAGTTTGATACAGCCGAAGGCTCTTTGAAGCTGATCATGGAAAGACTCACCGAGCAGTATCAGTCCCATTTTGACCTGGAATCCTTCAGGGTGGTGGTGGAAAAGGACAAGGAACGGCCCTGTTATTCCCACGCCATGATCAAGATTCGGGTTGGGGATAAAACTGAAATCACCTCAGCCGAAGGCGAAGGACCGGTGTCTGCCCTTGATAACGCCCTCAGGAAGGCTTTGGCAGCTATGTATCCGGGCGTTAAAGATCTTCATCTGGTGGACTTCAAGGTTCGTGTGATTGACGGTTCCGACGGAACCGATGCAAGGGTAAGAGTATTGATCGAGTCCCGGGATACGGATAATATCTTTTCCACGGTCGGGGTTTCCGAAGATATTATCGAAGCCTCATGGCAGGCGCTGGCCGACAGTTTTCAGTATAAACTGTCGCTGGATCATAAAAATGAACGCAACAAAGCCGAATCGACAGCCTAA
- the ilvN gene encoding acetolactate synthase small subunit, with amino-acid sequence METNRYILSILVDNEPGVLSRIAGLFSGRGFNIDSLSVAKTAEPDVSVVTMVTYCDEHIIEQIKKQLHKLINVITVNDLTETKYVERELVLVKVHAKTEKRAEIMRLVDIFRSRIVDVGSAHFIIEVSGDSGKIKAFVELMKPMGIIEIASTGTIALGRENGK; translated from the coding sequence ATGGAAACCAACAGATATATTTTATCAATTCTTGTGGATAATGAACCGGGGGTTCTGTCCCGGATTGCAGGTCTGTTCTCCGGCCGCGGGTTTAACATAGACTCCTTAAGTGTTGCAAAAACAGCCGAACCGGACGTCTCAGTGGTCACCATGGTTACCTATTGTGACGAACACATCATTGAGCAGATCAAAAAGCAGCTTCACAAGCTGATCAATGTCATCACGGTAAATGATTTAACCGAGACAAAATATGTTGAGCGCGAGCTTGTCCTGGTCAAGGTCCATGCAAAGACCGAAAAACGTGCGGAAATTATGCGGCTCGTTGATATCTTTAGATCCAGGATCGTTGATGTGGGGAGCGCTCACTTTATCATTGAAGTGTCAGGTGATTCGGGCAAAATAAAAGCCTTTGTTGAGCTGATGAAACCCATGGGTATAATTGAAATTGCTTCCACCGGTACCATAGCCCTTGGCAGGGAGAATGGGAAATGA
- the ilvD gene encoding dihydroxy-acid dehydratase, translating to MKRSRIATQGVARAPHRGLLKALGYTDMELSRPLIGIANSANELIPGHMHLDSLVKAVKAGISMAGGTPMEFSTIGVCDGIAMNHIGMHYSLASRELIADSIEVTATAHPFDGIVMVPNCDKIVPGMLMAAARLNIPSIFVSGGPMLAGRHPHDRSKKIDLITIFEAVGAVQSNKMTEEELLEMENSACPTCGSCAGMFTANSMNCLTEAIGMGLPGNGTIPAPMSSRVRLAKAAGMQIMNLVVHDITPDKIMTQKAFMNALAVDMALGCSTNTVLHLKAVAAEAGVDIPLELINEVSKKTPHLCSLSPGGKDHIEDLDAAGGIQAVMKELSDNNMIDTSLITATGKTIEENLKNVKVKYRDVIRPVNDPYHKEGGLAVLFGNLAPEGCVVKQSAVLPEMMNHQGPARVFDCEEDASNAIMERQINPGDVIVIRYEGPAGGPGMREMLTPTSAIAGMGLDDRCALITDGRFSGGTKGASIGHVSPEAAQGGMIAFVREGDQIRIDIPNKTIELLVAEDEIAKRKADWKKPEPKIKKGYMARYAKMVTSAGNGAIFK from the coding sequence ATGAAAAGAAGCCGCATTGCAACACAGGGCGTGGCACGGGCACCCCACCGGGGACTGCTCAAAGCGTTAGGGTATACTGATATGGAGCTGAGCCGCCCCTTGATCGGGATTGCCAATTCCGCCAATGAACTGATCCCGGGGCACATGCACCTGGACTCCCTTGTCAAAGCCGTCAAGGCCGGTATCTCTATGGCCGGCGGCACCCCAATGGAATTTTCCACAATCGGTGTATGTGACGGTATTGCCATGAATCATATCGGCATGCATTATTCACTGGCATCAAGGGAACTGATTGCCGACAGCATTGAAGTGACGGCAACGGCCCACCCCTTTGACGGCATTGTCATGGTGCCCAACTGCGATAAAATTGTACCCGGCATGCTTATGGCTGCGGCAAGGCTTAACATTCCGTCCATCTTTGTCAGCGGCGGGCCCATGCTGGCAGGCCGCCACCCCCATGACCGGTCCAAAAAGATTGACCTGATCACTATATTTGAGGCTGTGGGGGCCGTGCAAAGCAACAAAATGACCGAAGAAGAGCTTCTGGAAATGGAAAATTCAGCCTGCCCCACCTGCGGGTCCTGTGCAGGCATGTTCACGGCCAATTCCATGAACTGTCTCACTGAAGCCATCGGCATGGGACTGCCGGGCAACGGCACCATTCCGGCACCCATGTCCAGCCGGGTTCGCTTGGCAAAAGCTGCCGGTATGCAAATCATGAATCTGGTCGTACACGACATAACCCCGGATAAAATCATGACCCAAAAGGCGTTCATGAATGCCCTGGCCGTGGATATGGCATTGGGCTGTTCCACCAACACGGTCCTGCATCTTAAAGCCGTGGCTGCCGAAGCCGGTGTGGACATTCCGCTGGAATTGATTAACGAAGTGAGCAAAAAGACCCCCCATTTATGCTCCTTAAGCCCCGGTGGCAAAGATCATATTGAAGATCTTGACGCGGCCGGCGGTATCCAGGCGGTCATGAAAGAGCTCAGCGACAACAACATGATCGACACAAGCCTGATTACTGCCACCGGTAAAACCATCGAAGAAAACCTTAAGAACGTGAAGGTCAAATACCGGGATGTGATCCGGCCGGTGAATGATCCCTATCATAAGGAAGGCGGCCTTGCCGTATTGTTCGGCAATCTTGCACCCGAAGGCTGTGTGGTAAAACAATCTGCGGTACTGCCCGAAATGATGAACCACCAGGGACCTGCACGGGTATTTGACTGCGAAGAGGATGCAAGCAACGCCATCATGGAACGCCAGATCAATCCGGGGGATGTCATCGTAATCCGGTACGAAGGACCTGCCGGGGGGCCTGGCATGCGCGAGATGCTCACCCCCACTTCAGCCATTGCCGGCATGGGGCTTGACGACCGGTGTGCCCTGATCACCGATGGCCGGTTTTCCGGCGGCACCAAAGGCGCCAGCATCGGCCATGTATCGCCTGAAGCAGCCCAGGGCGGCATGATTGCCTTTGTTCGTGAAGGGGATCAAATCCGTATTGACATTCCAAACAAGACCATTGAACTGCTGGTCGCTGAAGATGAAATTGCCAAACGAAAAGCGGACTGGAAGAAACCTGAACCCAAAATCAAAAAAGGCTATATGGCCCGTTATGCCAAGATGGTAACATCCGCAGGCAACGGCGCCATATTCAAATAA